In Paenibacillus sp. BIC5C1, a genomic segment contains:
- a CDS encoding SDR family oxidoreductase, translated as MTQHNGKPRFEGKVAIITGAGSGIGKAAALKLASEGAHVALLDLVNDRISETEAEINKLREGAARAFDVDISDPARVEKAVLETIELFGGLDIVFANAGINGVSAPIEEIQVEDWQQIITTNLNGTFFTIKYALPHMKKRGGGSIIITSSINGNQRFSSFGMSAYSTSKAGQVAFAKMAALELAKFKIRVNVICPGAIATNIDQSTVKTDELDQIVIPMEFPEGQQPLADGPGQPEHVADLVAFLASAESRHITGAEIVIDGAESLLS; from the coding sequence ATGACACAACATAACGGCAAGCCAAGGTTCGAAGGTAAAGTCGCCATCATTACAGGTGCTGGTTCGGGGATTGGCAAAGCGGCAGCACTCAAACTGGCGAGTGAGGGAGCACATGTTGCACTGCTCGATCTGGTTAATGATCGGATTTCGGAGACGGAAGCCGAAATTAATAAGCTGCGTGAAGGTGCGGCAAGAGCATTCGATGTAGATATTTCCGATCCTGCCCGGGTGGAAAAAGCAGTTCTGGAGACCATCGAATTATTCGGCGGTCTGGATATCGTTTTTGCCAATGCAGGTATTAATGGTGTATCGGCACCGATTGAAGAAATTCAGGTTGAGGATTGGCAGCAGATTATTACGACGAATCTGAACGGGACTTTTTTTACGATCAAGTATGCACTGCCTCATATGAAGAAACGTGGTGGCGGCAGTATCATTATCACAAGCTCCATTAATGGTAATCAGCGCTTCTCTAGCTTCGGCATGTCGGCGTACAGTACATCTAAGGCGGGGCAGGTTGCTTTTGCCAAGATGGCTGCGCTGGAATTGGCGAAGTTCAAGATTCGTGTCAATGTCATCTGTCCCGGAGCGATTGCAACGAATATTGACCAAAGTACGGTCAAAACGGATGAGTTGGATCAAATCGTCATCCCGATGGAATTCCCGGAAGGCCAGCAACCGCTTGCGGACGGACCGGGTCAGCCAGAGCATGTCGCTGATCTGGTAGCTTTCCTGGCTTCTGCGGAGTCCAGACACATTACAGGTGCGGAAATTGTCATTGACGGTGCAGAGTCGCTGTTGAGCTAA
- a CDS encoding vWA domain-containing protein, with product MNYTIQASQRTPALIIYLIDISASMNMVLDNRRRIDVVYDALSLAIRQMVFRSTKGNRLTPRYRIAILAYSDDVYDLLNGIKGIDEIAAVGSLPDLTPKRFSDSAKAFLQAEKILQAEIPNMQDCPAPLVCHMTDGVATGEDPEPIAKRIMGMSVPDGNVLVENIFISDHLLEGPIPEPRRWKGISQETVLQDEHGEKLRNMSSVLPESYREMLVEADYLLSPGALMMLPGTCAELVSIGFQMSAATPVR from the coding sequence ATGAACTACACAATTCAAGCATCCCAGCGCACACCCGCACTGATTATCTATTTAATTGATATTAGCGCCTCTATGAATATGGTTCTGGACAACCGTCGGCGGATTGATGTCGTTTATGATGCCTTATCTCTGGCTATTCGCCAAATGGTGTTTCGTTCGACCAAGGGCAACCGACTGACACCCCGTTACAGGATCGCGATTCTGGCATACAGCGACGATGTGTACGACCTGTTGAACGGGATAAAAGGAATCGACGAAATCGCTGCTGTAGGTTCCTTACCCGACTTAACGCCGAAAAGATTCTCGGATTCAGCGAAAGCTTTCCTGCAGGCCGAGAAAATTCTGCAGGCTGAAATTCCAAATATGCAGGATTGCCCTGCACCGCTTGTATGTCATATGACCGATGGGGTAGCTACAGGCGAAGATCCGGAGCCCATTGCCAAAAGAATAATGGGTATGAGCGTGCCTGATGGCAATGTACTCGTCGAGAATATTTTTATATCCGATCATCTGCTGGAGGGCCCTATTCCAGAGCCGCGAAGATGGAAGGGAATATCCCAGGAGACGGTCCTTCAGGATGAACATGGGGAGAAGCTGCGCAATATGTCCTCGGTTCTGCCGGAAAGTTATCGTGAAATGCTGGTTGAGGCGGATTATTTGCTTTCACCTGGTGCACTGATGATGCTTCCCGGTACTTGTGCAGAACTGGTATCCATCGGGTTTCAGATGTCCGCTGCTACGCCTGTGAGATAG
- a CDS encoding protein phosphatase 2C domain-containing protein, which produces MRAMRLATLSAGDKGSRADHYQGNFRYVSVQTGEQPLTRYQGTFKCRYGYGRAAETVNQGDTGQDFAAVRMNGNVCTFVLCDGVGMSYLGDFAARFLGNALLEWLETTPHPSLDVMERLLHDLTSSASEQLEKLQPLENSPVLLREVLMEKRSKGSQAMYVCGRIELSAGNRKSKVWLAWQGDSRIRLWRNGQEQSAAFQMNCRTNERWSTLEGPVGGQPHIYEAKMSANEAIRLQMYTDGLNDLDAIQAYIPDEHIQVLLDARHTGGLEDDAAFIELEW; this is translated from the coding sequence ATGAGAGCGATGCGTTTGGCAACATTGTCTGCTGGAGATAAGGGGAGCCGTGCGGACCACTATCAGGGCAACTTTCGTTATGTGAGTGTCCAGACAGGGGAACAGCCGTTGACCCGTTATCAAGGTACATTCAAATGCAGGTATGGCTATGGAAGAGCGGCGGAGACCGTTAATCAGGGAGACACCGGACAGGATTTTGCTGCTGTTCGCATGAATGGTAATGTGTGTACTTTCGTATTATGTGATGGGGTAGGCATGAGTTACCTTGGGGATTTTGCCGCACGCTTTCTGGGGAACGCCTTGCTGGAGTGGCTGGAAACGACTCCGCATCCTTCTTTGGATGTTATGGAACGTCTGCTTCATGATTTGACCAGTTCGGCATCCGAACAGCTGGAGAAGTTGCAGCCTTTGGAAAACTCGCCTGTACTGCTGCGGGAAGTGCTGATGGAGAAGCGGAGCAAGGGAAGTCAGGCCATGTACGTATGTGGACGCATCGAGCTCTCGGCAGGCAATCGAAAAAGCAAAGTGTGGCTAGCCTGGCAAGGGGATTCCCGTATCCGTCTCTGGCGTAACGGTCAGGAGCAATCGGCAGCATTTCAGATGAACTGCCGTACGAATGAACGTTGGTCTACATTGGAAGGTCCAGTGGGTGGCCAACCGCATATCTATGAGGCGAAAATGTCTGCGAATGAAGCAATTCGTCTGCAAATGTACACGGATGGCCTGAATGATCTGGATGCTATCCAGGCTTATATTCCGGATGAGCACATCCAGGTGCTGCTGGATGCCAGACATACGGGCGGGCTTGAAGATGATGCCGCTTTCATTGAGCTGGAATGGTGA